The Lycium barbarum isolate Lr01 chromosome 9, ASM1917538v2, whole genome shotgun sequence genome has a segment encoding these proteins:
- the LOC132609741 gene encoding protein phosphatase 2C 29-like — protein MGSGFSFPCFNPGVNRAEPELNLTEPLDETLGHSFCYVRSSNRFIISSPTNSDRFISPTHSLRFDETGPGRVKPGTGSGETGFRAISGASVSANSSTPRTVNIYNDDTGSGSVVSGFESTSSFSALPLQPVPRGGLGEPSGPMERAFFMSGPIERGALSGPLDAAAHLVGGRAGSGEGQVPFSAPLSGVYVKKRRHKRIKSISGISGFRKAFYRNFAEKKRPWVVPVRNFTGNKEITTAAGNCTRDSEGIDNTNVQWALGKAGEDRVHVVVSEEHGWLFVGIYDGFNGPDAPEFLMSNLYKAMYRELEGLFWDSEETSNQVAENEDSKEPKEGENEVNLEQIDKGSEKKVTFQSGEISLRRKRLWEFLAEAETEEGLDLSGSDRFAFSVDDALSVNSAGSAVNRRSLLLSKLKHGLLINKHKESSKRSFPWIFGLQAKEKVEEVGENRVEERNTNRSERRRKVGPVDHELVLRAMSRALEFTELAYLDMTDKVLDRYPELALMGSCLLVALMRDEDVYVMNVGDSRAIVAQYEPQEVSSSSDSKGLGNAELAVEGIVEESGVVGDEENKVMNDIPTQDAKLAALQLSTDHSTSIEEEVTRIKNEHPDDRNCIVNDRVKGRLKVTRAFGAGFLKRPKLNDALLEMFRNEYIGDAPYLSCTPSMRHHRLCPRDQFLVLSSDGLYQYLTNQEVVCLVENFMEKFPDGDPAQHLIEELLFRAAKKAGMDLHELLDIPQGDRRKYHDDVTVMVVSLEGRIWKSSGKYL, from the exons ATGGGAAGTGGGTTTTCATTTCCATGTTTTAACCCGGGTGTGAACCGGGCTGAACCGGAATTAAATTTAACTGAACCGCTTGATGAAACACTTGGTCATTCATTTTGTTATGTAAGGTCATCAAACCGGTTTATTATTAGCTCTCCTACTAACTCTGATCGCTTTATTTCACCCACGCATTCACTCAGGTTCGATGAAACGGGTCCGGGTCGGGTGAAACCGGGTACCGGGTCGGGTGAAACCGGGTTTAGAGCTATTTCAGGTGCTTCGGTAAGTGCAAACTCTTCCACTCCAAGAACTGTTAATATTTACAATGATGACACTGGTAGTGGTAGTGTTGTTAGTGGTTTTGAAAGTACATCATCATTTAGTGCTTTACCACTTCAACCGGTGCCACGTGGCGGTTTAGGTGAACCGTCTGGTCCAATGGAAAGAGCATTTTTCATGTCCGGTCCGATAGAGCGTGGTGCTCTATCTGGACCGTTAGACGCGGCCGCCCACCTGGTGGGCGGCCGCGCTGGGAGCGGAGAAGGGCAAGTTCCCTTCTCTGCTCCATTAAGTGGGGTTTATGTAAAAAAGAGAAGACATAAGCGCATTAAGAGTATTTCGGGCATTTCAGGGTTTAGGAAGGCGTTTTACCGGAATTTCGCCGAGAAGAAGCGGCCATGGGTTGTTCCGGTGAGAAACTTCACCGGAAACAAGGAAATTACCACGGCCGCGGGAAATTGTACTCGTGATTCAGAAGGAATTGATAATACAAATGTACAATGGGCATTGGGAAAAGCGGGTGAGGATCGAGTGCATGTAGTTGTATCGGAAGAACATGGGTGGCTTTTCGTTGGAATTTACGACGGATTTAATGGACCAGATGCACCTGAATTTTTAATGAGTAATCTGTACAAAGCAATGTACAGAGAATTAGAAGGTTTGTTTTGGGATAGTGAAGAAACTAGTAACCAAGTAGCAGAAAATGAGGACTCGAAGGAACCAAAAGAAGGTGAAAATGAGGTTAATTTGGAACAGATAGATAAAGGGTCGGAAAAGAAGGTGACGTTTCAATCGGGGGAAATATCGCTTAGGAGGAAAAGATTATGGGAATTTTTAGCGGAAGCTGAAACAGAGGAAGGTCTTGATCTTTCGGGTTCAGATAGATTTGCATTTTCGGTAGACGATGCGTTAAGTGTAAATAGCGCAGGTTCAGCAGTTAATAGGAGGTCATTGCTGTTGTCGAAGTTGAAACACGGATTGTTAATTAATAAGCATAAAGAGAGTAGTAAGAGGTCATTTCCATGGATATTCGGTTTGCAAGCTAAAGAGAAAGTTGAAGAAGTAGGGGAGAATAGAGTAGAGGAAAGGAATACTAACAGAAGTGAACGGAGGCGTAAGGTGGGTCCCGTTGATCATGAGTTAGTTTTGAGAGCAATGTCAAGAGCACTCGAATTCACTGAGCTCGCATACCTGGATATGACCGATAAAGTTCTTGATCGGTATCCTGAGCTTGCATTGATGGGTTCTTGTTTGTTGGTTGCTTTGATGAGAGACGAGGATGTGTATGTAATGAATGTGGGAGATAGTCGTGCTATTGTGGCACAGTACGAGCCCCAGGAGGTTAGTTCTAGTTCAGACTCGAAAGGTCTAGGTAATGCTGAGTTGGCTGTTGAGGGTATTGTTGAAGAATCCGGAGTTGTTGGTGATGAGGAAAATAAGGTGATGAATGATATACCTACTCAAGATGCTAAGCTGGCTGCCTTGCAATTGTCTACTGATCACAGCACTAGCATTGAAGAA GAAGTTACTAGAATTAAGAATGAACACCCAGACGACAGAAACTGTATTGTTAATGATAGAGTGAAAGGCCGTCTAAAGGTCACTCGTGCTTTTGGAGCGGGCTTCCTTAAAAGG CCTAAATTGAATGATGCATTGCTAGAAATGTTTCGGAATGAGTACATTGGGGATGCTCCTTACCTATCTTGTACACCTTCGATGCGACATCATAGACTGTGTCCTAGGGATCAGTTTTTGGTGCTCTCATCTGACGGCTTGTACCAATACTTGACCAATCAGGAGGTTGTTTGTCTTGTTGAGAATTTCATGGAGAAATTTCCTGATGGAGATCCGGCTCAGCATCTCATTGAGGAGCTCTTATTCCGTGCAGCCAAGAAAGCTg GAATGGATTTACATGAATTGCTGGACATTCCTCAAGGAGATCGTAGGAAGTATCATGATGACGTTACCGTTATGGTGGTATCTCTCGAAGGAAGAATTTGGAAATCGTCTGGGAAATACCTATGA